A part of Gemmatimonas groenlandica genomic DNA contains:
- a CDS encoding M28 family peptidase, translating into MRQFTIVGAVLVAAIVSPTDSRGQVPVAVRQAASGIKRADLERQIGVLAADSMLGRLTPSPELDQAATYIAHALSTSRVRPFGDGGSYLQHVRFDVIRADSRCSFAALDGARFAMPNDVRLPTRGASSTDPVAAQGPLVYVQHGWVNKALGIDPYAGLDLRGKIAVVTGYPGGPQRLQADRARGGQFVLPWNAAAERGAVAQVEISGFATWQVTPDRPRNRQGSDVTVKAEWIQQATPSPLPRVAVSSRLADAIFTGERWSAMELIAAATRGDSIASFALGPARELRFEVCRPARTDSTQNVVAMVEGSDPLLKHEYIVMGAHYDGQGLQFPPVNGDSVLNSANDNASGAVGLMAIARAFASGPRPRRSIIFTWFAGEETQISGADFFVARPPVPLRSIKVMVNLDMIGPDKDGTVGLGFSNTALRDLALTTNKAYASVAFVGPVDGRLKGGSDRDAFEGKQIPYLAFEADGGDDKHAVTDDVSRIDYAGFERIVRSVYVIAWRVANEQVLRVR; encoded by the coding sequence ATGCGTCAATTCACGATAGTCGGAGCAGTGCTGGTCGCCGCGATCGTTTCACCAACGGATTCGCGGGGCCAAGTTCCGGTTGCCGTTCGGCAAGCCGCGAGCGGGATTAAACGAGCGGACTTGGAGCGTCAGATCGGAGTCCTCGCTGCTGACTCGATGCTTGGAAGACTCACCCCGTCCCCGGAACTCGACCAAGCTGCGACGTATATCGCTCACGCGTTGTCGACGAGCCGAGTGCGTCCATTCGGGGATGGAGGCTCTTACCTGCAACATGTGCGCTTTGATGTGATACGCGCGGATTCTCGTTGCTCATTCGCGGCGCTTGACGGAGCGCGGTTTGCGATGCCCAACGATGTGCGGCTTCCCACGCGGGGCGCCAGCAGTACGGACCCCGTTGCGGCACAGGGGCCGCTGGTCTACGTGCAGCACGGATGGGTGAATAAGGCGCTAGGAATTGACCCCTACGCCGGTCTTGACCTCCGCGGGAAAATCGCCGTGGTAACTGGCTATCCGGGTGGGCCGCAGCGTCTTCAAGCAGATCGCGCCCGTGGCGGTCAGTTCGTCCTTCCATGGAACGCCGCCGCCGAACGCGGGGCCGTTGCTCAGGTCGAGATTTCGGGATTCGCTACGTGGCAAGTCACTCCGGACCGGCCGCGAAATCGTCAGGGCAGTGACGTGACGGTGAAAGCGGAGTGGATTCAGCAGGCAACGCCATCACCGTTGCCACGTGTCGCCGTCTCGAGCCGGCTCGCCGATGCGATCTTCACTGGAGAGCGGTGGTCGGCGATGGAGCTGATTGCTGCAGCCACACGTGGCGATTCGATTGCCAGTTTTGCCCTCGGTCCTGCGCGCGAGCTCCGCTTCGAAGTCTGCAGACCTGCGCGAACCGACAGTACGCAAAATGTCGTGGCAATGGTCGAGGGGAGCGATCCACTCCTGAAGCATGAATACATCGTCATGGGTGCGCACTATGACGGGCAAGGGCTCCAGTTCCCGCCAGTCAACGGCGACTCCGTCTTGAATTCTGCAAACGACAATGCGTCGGGCGCTGTTGGATTGATGGCGATCGCGCGCGCCTTCGCGAGCGGCCCCCGTCCGAGGCGTTCGATCATCTTCACGTGGTTTGCCGGGGAAGAGACGCAGATTTCTGGCGCTGATTTCTTCGTCGCACGGCCTCCGGTTCCGCTGCGCAGCATCAAAGTCATGGTGAACCTCGACATGATCGGGCCGGACAAGGACGGTACCGTGGGGCTGGGTTTTTCGAATACCGCACTACGGGACCTGGCGCTGACGACAAATAAGGCTTACGCCAGTGTCGCCTTCGTCGGGCCGGTCGATGGGCGCTTGAAGGGTGGCTCCGACCGCGACGCGTTCGAAGGAAAGCAGATCCCATATCTCGCGTTCGAGGCTGACGGCGGAGACGACAAGCACGCGGTGACAGATGACGTATCGCGCATTGACTACGCCGGCTTTGAACGCATTGTACGAAGTGTATATGTGATCGCGTGGCGCGTCGCAAACGAACAGGTGCTGCGTGTTCGATAG
- a CDS encoding IS110 family transposase gives MFVGIDVAKAELVISVLPSAERFTVENDERGVRTLVQRVASNRPQLIVLEATGGYELLAVAALAAASLPVVVVNPRQVRDFAKATGQLAKTDRIDADILARFADVVRPEVRLIPDAAAHELDALLTRRRQLLEMLQAERNRVGQVFGTGKKQVRKSLKSHITFLERELRSTDTDLGEMVRQSPVWRERDELLRSVPGVGPVLSRTLLADLPELGRLSRRAIAKLVGVAPLSRDSGTMRGRRFVQGGRATVRGVLYMAALVASRRNTVIREFYLRLVAAGKPKKLALVACMRKLLTILNTMMRTKTTWSAKAATAILVVA, from the coding sequence ATGTTTGTCGGCATCGATGTGGCGAAAGCCGAGTTGGTGATCAGCGTGCTGCCGAGTGCAGAGCGATTCACCGTGGAGAACGATGAACGGGGCGTGCGTACGTTAGTGCAGCGCGTCGCCTCGAACAGACCGCAGTTGATCGTGCTGGAGGCGACCGGCGGATACGAGCTGCTCGCCGTTGCCGCGCTCGCCGCGGCGTCACTGCCCGTGGTGGTGGTGAATCCACGCCAGGTGCGGGACTTTGCGAAGGCGACGGGGCAGCTGGCGAAAACAGATCGCATTGACGCCGACATCCTCGCGCGCTTCGCCGACGTCGTCCGACCGGAAGTGCGCCTCATTCCGGACGCCGCCGCGCACGAGCTGGATGCGCTGCTTACGCGACGGCGGCAGCTGTTGGAGATGCTGCAGGCGGAGCGCAATCGCGTGGGCCAAGTGTTCGGCACGGGCAAAAAGCAGGTGCGCAAAAGTCTCAAGTCGCACATCACATTCCTTGAGCGCGAGTTGCGCTCGACGGACACGGATCTTGGCGAGATGGTGCGGCAGAGTCCCGTCTGGCGTGAGCGCGATGAGCTCCTGCGCAGTGTGCCCGGTGTCGGCCCCGTGCTGTCACGGACGCTCCTCGCGGACCTACCAGAACTCGGTCGCTTGTCCCGTCGCGCCATTGCGAAGCTCGTCGGCGTTGCACCACTGAGTCGAGACTCCGGCACCATGCGGGGTCGTCGATTCGTGCAAGGCGGTCGCGCGACGGTGCGTGGTGTGCTGTACATGGCGGCCCTCGTCGCTAGCCGTCGCAACACGGTCATTCGCGAGTTCTACCTGCGATTGGTCGCCGCCGGAAAGCCCAAGAAGCTCGCGCTCGTCGCGTGTATGCGGAAACTGCTCACCATCCTCAATACGATGATGCGAACCAAAACCACGTGGAGCGCGAAAGCCGCGACAGCGATACTCGTAGTCGCTTGA